One Frankia alni ACN14a DNA window includes the following coding sequences:
- a CDS encoding beta-ketoacyl-[acyl-carrier-protein] synthase family protein, with the protein MHEKIVVTGIGAMTPLGGDLDATWSGLLAGRSGVTVLEDDWAADLPVRLAARLPVDPGASLPRKESRRLDRCEQMAIVTAREAWAQAGRPDVDPQRLAVVIGTGYGGVASTLSQHRIVEAGNARKMSPHAIIMLMANGPAAWVSIDLGARAGARTPVSACASGAEAIAVGMEMIQHDLADVVVAGGVEAAVDNLPLAAFAQMRALSTRHDDPAAASRPFDADRDGFVLGEGAGIVVLERASFAAARGARVHAVAAGAAVNSDALDIVTADPAGQSRAISTALARAGVVPTDIGLVHAHATSTPVGDPLEAEAIAETIGTHPAVTATKSMTGHTLGAAGAIGAIAAICALRDGAIPPVRNLDRLDPAIKLDVVTGTARHDTVHAAVANAFGFGGHNATLVFTAA; encoded by the coding sequence GTGCACGAGAAGATCGTGGTCACGGGGATCGGCGCGATGACCCCGCTCGGAGGTGACCTCGACGCCACGTGGAGCGGGCTGCTTGCGGGCCGCTCCGGCGTCACTGTCCTCGAGGACGACTGGGCGGCGGACCTGCCCGTCCGCCTCGCCGCCCGGCTTCCCGTCGACCCGGGGGCGTCACTGCCCCGCAAGGAAAGCCGCCGCCTCGACCGCTGCGAGCAGATGGCGATCGTCACCGCCCGCGAGGCGTGGGCGCAGGCCGGCCGGCCCGACGTCGACCCGCAGCGCCTCGCCGTCGTCATCGGCACGGGCTACGGCGGGGTGGCCTCCACCCTCAGCCAGCACCGCATCGTCGAGGCCGGCAACGCCCGCAAGATGTCCCCCCACGCGATCATCATGCTGATGGCCAACGGGCCGGCCGCCTGGGTCAGCATCGACCTCGGCGCCCGCGCCGGCGCCCGCACCCCGGTCAGCGCCTGCGCCTCAGGCGCCGAGGCGATCGCCGTCGGCATGGAGATGATCCAGCACGACCTCGCCGACGTCGTCGTCGCCGGCGGCGTCGAGGCCGCCGTCGACAACCTGCCGTTGGCCGCGTTCGCGCAGATGAGGGCGCTGTCGACCCGCCACGACGATCCCGCGGCCGCCTCCCGCCCCTTCGACGCCGACCGCGACGGCTTCGTCCTCGGTGAGGGCGCCGGCATCGTCGTCCTCGAACGGGCCTCCTTCGCCGCCGCCCGCGGCGCCCGGGTGCACGCCGTCGCCGCCGGCGCCGCGGTCAACTCCGACGCCCTCGACATCGTCACCGCCGACCCCGCCGGACAGTCCCGCGCCATCAGCACCGCCCTGGCCCGCGCGGGCGTCGTGCCCACCGACATCGGCCTCGTGCACGCCCACGCCACCTCCACCCCGGTCGGCGACCCGCTGGAGGCCGAGGCGATCGCCGAGACCATCGGCACCCACCCGGCGGTCACCGCGACGAAGTCGATGACCGGTCACACCCTCGGCGCCGCCGGCGCCATCGGGGCGATCGCGGCGATCTGCGCCCTGCGCGACGGCGCGATCCCCCCCGTGCGCAACCTCGACCGCCTCGATCCGGCGATCAAACTCGACGTGGTCACCGGCACCGCCCGCCACGACACCGTCCACGCCGCCGTCGCCAACGCGTTCGGCTTCGGCGGCCACAACGCCACCCTCGTCTTCACCGCCGCCTGA
- a CDS encoding ABC transporter ATP-binding protein, with the protein MTAANAGTAANAGTAGRGRSEAAGPLLEAREVTLAFGPTPALRGASVTVCAGEILAVMGPSGSGKSTLLHCLAGILTPDSGAILFDGRRVDTMRENARSALRRDRFGFVFQFGQLVGELSAEENVALPLLLRAIPRAEALARARSWFTRLDLDDTRTRRCGELSGGQAQRVALARALVARPEILFADEPTGALDSLTGEHVMDLLVAAAREQGTTVVLVTHEPRVAAYADREIIVRDGRVTSSTPAPVAS; encoded by the coding sequence ATGACCGCTGCGAACGCTGGAACCGCTGCGAACGCTGGAACCGCCGGTCGGGGGCGGTCCGAGGCGGCCGGCCCGCTGCTCGAGGCGCGGGAGGTGACGTTGGCGTTCGGGCCGACGCCGGCGCTGCGCGGCGCGAGTGTCACCGTGTGCGCCGGGGAGATCCTGGCCGTCATGGGGCCCAGCGGCTCGGGCAAGTCGACGCTGCTGCACTGCCTGGCCGGCATCCTGACCCCCGACAGCGGCGCGATCCTGTTCGACGGGCGGCGGGTGGACACGATGCGCGAGAACGCCCGCAGCGCGCTGCGCCGCGACCGCTTCGGGTTCGTGTTCCAGTTCGGCCAGCTCGTCGGCGAGCTCAGCGCCGAGGAGAACGTCGCGCTGCCCCTGCTGCTGCGCGCCATCCCCCGCGCCGAGGCGCTGGCCCGCGCCCGGAGCTGGTTCACCCGGCTCGACCTCGACGACACCCGGACCCGACGCTGCGGTGAGCTCTCCGGCGGGCAGGCGCAACGCGTCGCCCTGGCCCGCGCCCTGGTCGCCCGCCCCGAGATCCTGTTCGCCGACGAGCCGACGGGCGCGCTGGACTCGCTGACCGGCGAGCACGTCATGGACCTGCTGGTCGCCGCCGCCCGCGAGCAGGGCACGACCGTCGTCCTCGTCACCCACGAGCCGCGGGTGGCCGCCTACGCCGACCGCGAGATCATCGTCCGCGACGGCAGGGTCACCTCGTCGACGCCCGCGCCGGTGGCGTCGTGA
- a CDS encoding epoxide hydrolase family protein, translating into MASPHAFPLEPAPVQVSDEVLDDLRVRLTLTRAPVDEGNEDWSYGVPASYLRELVAYWRDGYDWRKAETAINAYEHYQVSVTGVPVHFLRRAGRGPRPIPLILTHGWPWTFWHWSKVIDPLADPAAFGADPADAFDVIVPSLPGFGFPGPLTGFPDVNFWKVADLWHTLMTETLGYEKYAAGGCDIGGIVASQLGHKYADHLYGIHIGSGLPLDFFTGPRAWDLARNRPLTDDQPADVRARIIEMDRRSASHLAVHMLDGATLAHGLADSPAGLLAWLLERWNAWSDNGGDVESVFTRDDLLTHATIYWVNNSIATSMRYYANANRYPWTPAHDRTPVVQAPVGLTFVTYENPPGIHTADERVQAFTTGPQAAWFNHVNVNAHDHGGHFIPWENPDAWIGDLRRTFHNRRP; encoded by the coding sequence ATGGCATCCCCGCACGCCTTCCCCCTGGAGCCCGCCCCGGTTCAGGTGTCCGACGAGGTCCTCGACGACCTGCGCGTCCGTCTCACACTGACCCGTGCGCCGGTGGACGAGGGGAACGAGGACTGGTCCTACGGCGTCCCGGCCAGCTATCTGCGTGAGCTGGTCGCCTACTGGCGCGACGGCTACGACTGGCGCAAGGCCGAAACCGCCATCAACGCCTACGAGCACTACCAGGTCAGCGTTACCGGTGTCCCGGTGCACTTCCTGCGCAGGGCCGGCCGCGGCCCCCGCCCGATTCCGTTGATCCTCACCCACGGCTGGCCGTGGACGTTCTGGCACTGGTCGAAGGTGATCGACCCGCTCGCCGACCCGGCCGCGTTCGGCGCCGACCCCGCCGACGCGTTCGACGTGATCGTGCCGTCCCTGCCCGGCTTCGGTTTCCCCGGCCCGCTCACCGGCTTTCCCGACGTCAACTTCTGGAAGGTCGCCGACCTCTGGCACACCCTGATGACCGAGACCCTGGGCTACGAGAAGTACGCCGCCGGGGGCTGCGACATCGGCGGGATCGTCGCAAGCCAGCTCGGCCACAAGTACGCCGACCACCTGTACGGCATCCACATCGGCTCCGGGCTGCCACTGGACTTCTTCACCGGCCCCCGCGCCTGGGACCTCGCCCGCAACCGGCCCCTCACCGACGACCAGCCCGCCGACGTCCGCGCCCGGATCATCGAGATGGACCGACGCTCGGCGTCCCACCTCGCGGTGCACATGCTCGACGGCGCCACCCTGGCCCACGGCCTCGCCGACTCACCCGCCGGACTGCTCGCCTGGCTGCTGGAACGCTGGAACGCCTGGAGCGACAACGGCGGCGACGTCGAGTCCGTCTTCACCAGGGACGACCTGCTCACCCACGCCACGATCTACTGGGTGAACAACTCCATCGCCACGTCGATGCGGTACTACGCCAACGCCAACCGCTACCCCTGGACCCCCGCCCACGACCGCACCCCCGTCGTGCAGGCCCCGGTCGGCCTCACCTTCGTCACCTACGAGAACCCGCCGGGCATCCACACCGCCGACGAGCGCGTCCAGGCGTTCACCACCGGCCCGCAGGCCGCCTGGTTCAACCACGTCAACGTCAACGCCCACGACCACGGCGGCCACTTCATCCCCTGGGAGAACCCCGACGCCTGGATCGGCGACCTGCGCCGCACCTTCCACAACCGCAGGCCCTGA
- a CDS encoding GNAT family N-acetyltransferase, with product MEPVLEPAPVVVRLARADDFPAALDVWRRANGARGRPPDAQRIIRVRAKLTAPDALLVIAGADTKVLGMLLAEPGRDQDGRGPRLTGLCHISMVFVHPEHWGRRVGELLIGYLVDQAGSHGFTRLQLWTGADNDRALRLYRRVGFVPSGRVSRTADAVAIVQMVRSVAS from the coding sequence ATGGAACCTGTGCTGGAACCGGCCCCGGTGGTGGTGCGTCTCGCCCGCGCCGACGATTTTCCCGCTGCGCTGGACGTCTGGCGCCGGGCCAATGGTGCCCGTGGACGACCTCCCGACGCTCAGCGGATCATCAGGGTGCGGGCGAAACTCACCGCCCCCGATGCACTTCTGGTCATCGCCGGCGCCGACACGAAGGTTCTCGGCATGCTGCTGGCCGAGCCGGGCCGCGATCAGGACGGGCGGGGGCCGAGACTGACCGGGCTGTGCCATATCTCGATGGTCTTCGTCCACCCCGAGCACTGGGGGCGACGAGTCGGAGAGCTGCTGATCGGCTATCTCGTGGACCAGGCCGGCAGTCACGGGTTCACTCGGCTGCAGCTGTGGACCGGGGCTGACAACGACCGGGCGCTGCGCCTCTACCGTCGGGTCGGCTTCGTTCCGAGCGGACGGGTATCCCGGACGGCCGATGCAGTGGCCATCGTGCAGATGGTGCGCTCGGTCGCGTCATAG
- a CDS encoding nuclear transport factor 2 family protein has protein sequence MEPIEMEPTEPTAGLREVLELYRGAAIRQAADDMRGLYAADAIHEFPFTPPGVPSRLTGRDEIVGWIATGWRTLPLRYERYRTIASHDTGDPQTIIVEQEALGRNTSSGRAFALPNIVVLTVRDGQIAHLRDYVDVLAAADAAGRAATALG, from the coding sequence ATGGAACCGATCGAGATGGAACCGACCGAGCCGACGGCGGGCCTACGTGAAGTCCTGGAGCTTTATCGCGGCGCGGCAATCAGGCAGGCCGCCGATGACATGCGGGGCCTCTACGCGGCCGACGCGATCCATGAGTTTCCGTTCACCCCGCCCGGCGTGCCGTCCCGGCTCACGGGCCGGGACGAGATCGTGGGCTGGATAGCCACGGGCTGGCGCACTCTCCCGCTGCGGTACGAGCGGTACCGCACCATCGCCAGCCACGACACCGGCGACCCTCAGACGATCATCGTGGAGCAGGAGGCCCTCGGGAGGAACACGTCCAGCGGTCGGGCGTTCGCGCTGCCCAACATCGTCGTCCTCACCGTCCGCGATGGGCAGATCGCCCACCTGCGCGACTACGTCGACGTCCTGGCTGCGGCGGACGCCGCCGGGCGCGCCGCCACCGCCCTGGGCTGA
- a CDS encoding MOSC domain-containing protein translates to MSGAHGPIGGVRGPRVVSVNVGLPRAVPRGTGGDGGEVMTAIWKEPVAGRIAVRRHNLDGDRQADLVNHGGPDKAVYAYTLEDLAWWAGELGRDVPVGAFGENLTIAGLDAAGVVVGEVWSIGSARLQVAQPRIPCFKLGIRFADRSLPRRFAAAGRPGIYLRVLTEGELGAGDAIDVTPGAPTAVGVSALARAYHGHDAALATAVLGAPDLPASWYDWARERTAPPRRRRS, encoded by the coding sequence ATGAGTGGTGCGCACGGCCCGATCGGTGGGGTGCGAGGCCCACGGGTGGTGTCGGTCAACGTGGGTCTACCCCGCGCCGTCCCCCGCGGCACCGGCGGCGACGGCGGCGAGGTGATGACGGCGATCTGGAAGGAGCCGGTGGCCGGGCGGATCGCGGTGCGCCGGCACAATCTCGACGGCGACCGGCAGGCCGACCTGGTCAACCACGGTGGTCCGGACAAGGCCGTCTACGCCTACACCCTGGAGGATCTCGCCTGGTGGGCGGGGGAGTTGGGCCGCGACGTGCCGGTGGGGGCGTTCGGGGAGAACCTGACCATCGCCGGGCTGGACGCGGCCGGGGTCGTCGTCGGCGAGGTGTGGTCGATCGGGTCGGCGCGGCTGCAGGTCGCCCAGCCGCGCATCCCGTGCTTCAAGCTCGGGATCCGCTTCGCCGATCGCAGCCTGCCGCGGCGGTTCGCCGCCGCCGGGCGGCCGGGGATCTACCTGCGGGTGCTCACCGAGGGAGAGCTGGGCGCCGGCGACGCCATCGACGTCACGCCGGGTGCGCCGACGGCGGTCGGGGTCAGCGCGCTCGCCCGCGCCTACCATGGGCACGATGCGGCGCTGGCCACGGCGGTGCTGGGCGCCCCCGACCTGCCGGCGTCCTGGTACGACTGGGCCCGCGAGCGCACGGCTCCGCCGCGCCGCCGCCGTTCCTGA
- a CDS encoding LysR family transcriptional regulator, whose product MDRPLETRELVHFLAVADELHFSRAAARLGIAQPALSKSIQKLERRLGVVLFERNSRAVTLTSAGQVLAREARHALDAVDAAVRRTRRADAGDPHLILAMKAGGDAGLLSAILTACDREPCSLPVRVIFHTDRVRLLRDGLADAALLYSPAEDLSGLDTEPLLTEPLMAVLPASHPLAARASLRTADLRDENVHGQRGPTTGPEARSLTELLQLVALGQTVAMVPRFVTTPLRHDLACVPVTDAQPVTLLLAWPAHSTSPALAALVRAASAASPGR is encoded by the coding sequence ATGGATCGACCGCTGGAGACCCGCGAACTGGTGCACTTCCTGGCGGTGGCCGACGAGCTGCATTTCAGCCGGGCCGCCGCCCGGCTTGGCATCGCCCAGCCGGCGCTGTCGAAGTCAATCCAGAAGCTGGAGCGCCGCCTGGGTGTCGTCCTGTTCGAGCGCAACAGCCGGGCGGTGACGCTGACCTCGGCCGGGCAGGTGCTGGCCCGCGAGGCGCGCCACGCTCTGGACGCGGTGGATGCCGCGGTCCGGCGTACCCGGCGGGCGGACGCCGGTGACCCGCACCTGATCCTGGCGATGAAGGCAGGCGGGGACGCGGGCCTGCTGTCGGCGATCCTCACCGCCTGCGACCGCGAGCCGTGCTCACTGCCGGTGCGGGTGATCTTCCATACCGACCGCGTCCGGCTGCTGCGCGACGGACTCGCCGACGCCGCCCTGCTGTACAGCCCGGCCGAGGACCTCAGCGGGCTCGACACCGAGCCGCTGCTGACCGAACCTCTGATGGCCGTGCTCCCCGCCTCGCACCCACTCGCCGCCCGAGCGAGCCTGCGCACGGCCGATCTCCGCGACGAGAACGTCCACGGGCAGCGTGGGCCGACCACCGGCCCCGAGGCGCGCAGCCTCACCGAACTGCTGCAACTCGTCGCGCTAGGCCAGACGGTTGCCATGGTCCCGCGGTTCGTGACCACACCACTACGCCACGATCTCGCCTGTGTGCCGGTGACAGACGCCCAGCCCGTCACCCTGCTGCTCGCCTGGCCCGCCCACAGCACGTCGCCGGCCCTCGCAGCCCTCGTGCGAGCCGCCAGCGCAGCCAGTCCCGGGCGGTGA
- a CDS encoding TetR/AcrR family transcriptional regulator, with amino-acid sequence MTTGSSSPSKPLRADAERNRSAILAAAARLLAKNGLSVSLDDVAAAAGVGSATLYRRFSSRDELASDVLGQQMAEYVARTEAELARSQDDPWGALTSYTHFVVERQIADRAFAEVLSSPGLGTAAFREDLDRTYRDLQAIVQNALDAKVVRPDMHCSDLLMLFRSVNGLIAADAETATEAWPRLVATFLAAWRSDGPPLPPVSAVWERTEA; translated from the coding sequence ATGACGACTGGCAGCAGCAGCCCGAGCAAGCCGCTGCGGGCCGACGCGGAACGCAACCGGTCCGCCATCCTGGCTGCCGCGGCGCGGCTGCTGGCCAAGAACGGCTTGTCGGTGTCACTGGACGACGTGGCCGCAGCGGCCGGAGTCGGAAGCGCGACTCTCTACCGGCGCTTCAGCAGCAGAGACGAGCTCGCGTCGGACGTCCTCGGGCAACAGATGGCCGAGTACGTCGCCCGGACCGAAGCAGAACTGGCCCGGTCCCAGGACGACCCGTGGGGGGCCCTGACGTCGTACACCCACTTCGTGGTGGAACGCCAGATCGCCGATCGCGCCTTCGCCGAGGTCCTCTCCTCGCCCGGGCTGGGCACCGCCGCGTTTCGAGAAGACCTCGATCGGACCTACCGAGACTTGCAGGCCATCGTTCAGAACGCACTGGACGCCAAGGTTGTGCGACCGGACATGCACTGCAGCGACCTGCTCATGCTCTTCCGCTCGGTCAACGGCCTCATCGCAGCTGACGCCGAAACGGCTACAGAGGCGTGGCCACGGCTCGTGGCCACCTTCCTCGCGGCCTGGAGGAGCGACGGTCCTCCGCTGCCGCCGGTGTCCGCGGTTTGGGAGCGGACAGAGGCCTGA
- a CDS encoding TIGR03618 family F420-dependent PPOX class oxidoreductase, with translation MTSFEDAAALSRAESGLAVISTLRDDGGIQASVVNIAFMRHPLTDIEVVAFVTYGAVKLAHLRARPQASATVRSGWRWATVEGVAEIIGPDDPRPGVDAVRLRLLLREVFLAAGGTHDDWHTYDRVMAEQRRTAVFLTPTRIYGP, from the coding sequence GTGACCAGCTTCGAGGACGCCGCCGCCCTCAGCCGCGCCGAGAGCGGCCTCGCCGTCATCTCGACGCTGCGCGACGACGGCGGCATCCAGGCATCCGTCGTCAACATCGCCTTCATGCGCCATCCGCTGACCGACATCGAGGTCGTCGCGTTCGTGACGTACGGCGCGGTCAAGCTCGCCCACCTGCGGGCCCGCCCGCAGGCCAGCGCCACCGTGCGCTCGGGGTGGCGGTGGGCCACCGTCGAGGGCGTCGCCGAGATCATCGGCCCGGACGACCCCCGCCCGGGGGTCGACGCGGTGCGGCTGCGGCTGCTGCTGCGCGAGGTCTTCCTCGCCGCCGGCGGCACCCACGACGACTGGCACACCTACGACCGGGTGATGGCCGAACAGCGCCGCACCGCGGTGTTCCTCACCCCCACCCGCATCTACGGCCCCTGA
- a CDS encoding transposase, whose product MREEDMARLSPFVNRHLGMYGTYSFVLPDLAQGAIRELRDPDAPDDDEGDV is encoded by the coding sequence GTGCGCGAGGAGGACATGGCCAGGCTGTCGCCGTTCGTCAACCGGCACCTCGGAATGTATGGCACCTACAGCTTCGTCCTGCCGGACCTCGCGCAGGGAGCGATCCGCGAGCTGCGCGACCCCGATGCGCCGGATGACGATGAGGGCGACGTGTGA
- a CDS encoding FtsX-like permease family protein: protein MIRLGLRLALRGGRETAGRLVLIAAAVALGVALLLATLAGINAVNAQNARYSWLATGTPSATGTGTGTAANAATPSAGRAADPLWWLLSVDAFHGRQIGRIDLAPTGPHAPLPPGLSRLPGPGQFYASPALATLLRTTPPAQLAARYPGRQVGTLGPAALPAPDSLIIVVGRRADQLARTPQAARVTAIATTPPSACSGQCLDVGINARGIDLVLSVVTAALLFPVLIFIGTATRLSAARREQRFAALRLIGATPRQIAVIAAVESSVAAVGGVAAGFALFVLLRPALAPIPFTGEPFFPGDLSLNLPDVVLVALGVPIAAAAAARLALRRVTRSPLGVTRQTTARPPRAWRILPLLAGLGELAWFVHAGQPAGTAGQVRAYLSGILLTMIGLIVVGPWLTLAGARLVARRTRRPAALIAGRRLADNPQAGFRAVAGLALALFVTSVAVGIITTINAYGTTGTRDHAAARGPAQRHTLIDRFTTYTPAGPQDIASIPASLLGDLRRVPGVRGVTVIHRPPGAGRVDPLIGVVSCAELSGTPALGRCAAGSDPATTATLSTDFEARFGDHAGTVGPAALSPDGLRHLPVQSLAVDTDGPAAVERARTVLDLAYLSYPSVTIAEDLDRGLRLTTAYRQLANVVILTSLPIAGCSLAVSVVAGLNDRRRPFSLLRLAGAPLGMLRRVIVLESALPLLVLTVVSIATGFLAAGLFLRSQLHETLQPPGGEYYLIVAAGLLAALAVLASTLPLLRRITGPAAARSD from the coding sequence GTGATCCGGCTCGGTCTGCGCCTGGCCCTGCGCGGCGGCCGGGAGACGGCCGGGCGCCTCGTGCTCATCGCCGCCGCCGTCGCCCTCGGCGTCGCCCTGCTGCTGGCCACCCTCGCCGGGATCAACGCCGTCAACGCCCAGAACGCCCGCTACTCCTGGCTCGCCACCGGCACCCCCAGCGCCACCGGCACCGGCACCGGCACCGCGGCGAACGCGGCGACACCGTCGGCCGGCCGTGCGGCGGATCCGCTGTGGTGGCTGCTCAGCGTCGACGCATTCCACGGCCGGCAGATCGGCCGGATCGACCTCGCCCCCACCGGTCCGCACGCACCGCTGCCCCCGGGCCTGTCCCGCCTGCCCGGCCCGGGCCAGTTCTACGCCTCCCCGGCGCTGGCCACCCTGCTGCGCACCACCCCGCCCGCGCAACTCGCCGCCCGCTACCCGGGACGGCAGGTCGGCACCCTCGGCCCCGCGGCGCTGCCGGCCCCGGACTCGCTGATCATCGTCGTCGGTCGCCGCGCCGACCAGCTCGCGCGGACACCACAGGCCGCCCGGGTCACCGCGATCGCCACCACCCCGCCCAGTGCCTGCAGCGGGCAGTGCCTCGACGTCGGCATCAACGCCCGCGGCATCGACCTCGTCCTGTCCGTCGTCACCGCCGCCCTGCTGTTCCCGGTGCTGATCTTCATCGGGACCGCGACCCGGCTGTCCGCGGCCCGCCGCGAGCAGCGCTTCGCCGCCCTGCGCCTGATCGGCGCGACCCCGCGGCAGATCGCGGTGATCGCCGCGGTCGAGTCGAGTGTCGCGGCCGTCGGCGGCGTCGCCGCCGGATTCGCACTGTTCGTCCTGCTGCGCCCGGCGCTGGCACCGATCCCCTTCACCGGGGAACCGTTCTTCCCCGGCGACCTGTCGCTGAACCTGCCCGACGTCGTGCTGGTCGCGCTCGGCGTGCCGATCGCCGCCGCGGCGGCGGCCCGCCTGGCACTGCGCCGGGTGACCCGCTCCCCGCTCGGCGTCACCCGGCAGACGACCGCCCGCCCGCCACGCGCATGGCGGATCCTGCCGCTGCTGGCGGGCCTGGGGGAACTGGCCTGGTTCGTCCACGCCGGCCAGCCCGCCGGCACCGCCGGGCAGGTCCGGGCCTACCTGTCCGGGATCCTGCTGACCATGATCGGGCTGATCGTCGTCGGGCCGTGGCTGACCCTCGCCGGGGCCCGCCTGGTGGCCCGGCGCACCCGGCGACCCGCCGCGCTCATCGCCGGGCGCCGCCTGGCCGACAACCCGCAGGCAGGCTTCCGCGCCGTCGCCGGTCTCGCCCTGGCCCTGTTCGTCACCAGCGTCGCCGTCGGAATCATCACCACGATCAACGCCTACGGCACCACCGGCACGCGCGACCACGCCGCCGCGCGTGGCCCGGCGCAACGCCACACCCTCATCGACCGCTTCACCACCTACACCCCCGCAGGACCGCAGGACATCGCCTCGATCCCGGCCTCCCTGCTGGGCGATCTGCGCCGGGTCCCCGGCGTGCGCGGCGTGACCGTGATCCATCGGCCTCCCGGCGCGGGGCGCGTCGACCCGCTGATCGGCGTCGTCTCCTGCGCCGAGCTGTCCGGCACCCCGGCGCTCGGCCGCTGCGCGGCCGGATCGGACCCGGCCACCACCGCCACCCTCAGCACCGACTTCGAGGCCAGGTTCGGCGACCACGCCGGGACGGTCGGGCCGGCGGCCCTGTCCCCCGACGGTCTGCGCCACCTTCCGGTCCAGTCCCTCGCCGTGGACACCGACGGGCCGGCGGCGGTCGAGCGGGCCCGCACCGTGCTCGACCTCGCCTACCTCTCCTACCCGTCGGTCACCATCGCCGAGGACCTCGACCGCGGCCTGCGGCTGACCACCGCCTACCGGCAGCTGGCGAACGTCGTGATCCTCACCAGCCTGCCGATCGCCGGGTGCAGCCTCGCCGTCAGCGTGGTGGCCGGGCTCAACGACCGCCGACGGCCCTTCAGCCTGCTGCGGCTCGCCGGCGCGCCCCTGGGGATGCTGCGCCGCGTCATCGTGTTGGAAAGCGCGCTGCCGCTGCTGGTCCTCACCGTCGTGTCGATCGCCACCGGATTCCTCGCCGCGGGCCTGTTCCTGCGTTCCCAGCTGCACGAGACACTTCAGCCACCCGGGGGCGAGTACTACCTCATCGTCGCCGCCGGCCTGCTCGCCGCGCTCGCGGTCCTCGCCTCGACCCTCCCGCTGCTGCGCCGCATCACCGGACCCGCCGCCGCCCGCAGCGACTGA
- a CDS encoding PadR family transcriptional regulator: MTVPMALLGLLEREPSHGYDLKRDYDAYFGRGKPLPFGQVYATLGRLARDGKVLVGEAEPGAGPDRKRYVITEQGVSEVEAWLHEPVEPEPHLQTVLFVKVVLALMSGRSAAGYLDRQRAAHLQRMRELTARKRTGGLVDALLADHGLFHLEADLRWIELTTARLDALAAVVRP; the protein is encoded by the coding sequence GTGACGGTCCCCATGGCCCTGCTGGGCCTGCTCGAGCGAGAGCCGAGCCACGGCTATGACCTCAAACGCGACTACGACGCCTACTTCGGCCGGGGCAAGCCGCTGCCGTTCGGCCAGGTCTACGCCACCCTCGGCCGGCTGGCCCGCGACGGCAAGGTCCTCGTCGGCGAGGCCGAACCCGGCGCCGGGCCCGACCGCAAGCGCTACGTCATCACCGAGCAGGGCGTCAGCGAGGTCGAGGCGTGGCTGCACGAACCGGTCGAACCCGAACCGCACCTGCAGACGGTGCTGTTCGTCAAGGTCGTGCTGGCCCTGATGTCGGGACGCTCCGCCGCGGGCTACCTGGACCGCCAACGCGCCGCCCACCTGCAGCGAATGCGCGAGCTGACCGCGCGCAAACGCACCGGCGGCCTCGTCGACGCGCTGCTGGCCGACCACGGCCTGTTCCACCTGGAGGCGGACCTGCGCTGGATCGAGCTGACCACCGCCCGCCTAGACGCGCTCGCCGCGGTAGTACGCCCATGA